One part of the Macaca mulatta isolate MMU2019108-1 chromosome 6, T2T-MMU8v2.0, whole genome shotgun sequence genome encodes these proteins:
- the HBEGF gene encoding proheparin-binding EGF-like growth factor precursor, producing MKLLPSVVLKLLLAAVLSALVTGESLQQLRRGLAAGTSNPDPSTGSTDQLLRLGGGRDRKVRDLQEADLDLLRVTLSSKPQALATPSKEEHGKRKKKGKGLGKKRDPCLRKYKDFCIHGECKYVKELRAPSCICHPGYHGERCHGLSLPVENRLYTYDHTTILAVVAVVLSSVCLLVIVGLLMFRYHRRGGYDVENEEKVKLGMTNSH from the exons ATGAAGCTGCTGCCGTCGGTGGTGCTGAAGCTCCTTCTGGCTGCAG TTCTTTCGGCACTGGTGACTGGCGAGAGCCTGCAGCAGCTTCGGAGAGGGCTAGCTGCTGGAACCAGCAACCCGGACCCTTCCACTGGATCCACGGACCAGCTGCTACGCCTAGGAGGCGGCCGGGATCGGAAAGTCCGTGACTTGCAAGAGGCAGATCTGGACCTTTTGAGAG TCACTTTATCCTCCAAGCCACAAGCACTGGCCACACCAAGCAAGGAGGAGCacgggaaaagaaagaagaaaggcaagGGACTAGGGAAGAAGAGGGACCCATGTCTTCGGAAATACAAGGACTTCTGCATCCACGGAGAATGCAAATATGTGAAGGAGCTCCGGGCTCCCTCCTGCAT CTGCCACCCGGGTTACCATGGAGAGAGGTGTCATGGGCTGAGCCTCCCAGTGGAAAATCGCTTATATACCTATGACCATACAACTATCCTGGCCGTGGTGGCCGTGGTGCTGTCATCTGTCTGTCTGCTGGTCATCGTGGGGCTTCTCATGTTTAG GTACCATAGGAGAGGTGGTTATGATGTGGAAAACGAAGAGAAAGTGAAGTTGGGCATGACTAATTCCCACTGA